One genomic region from Arthrobacter sp. YN encodes:
- a CDS encoding amidohydrolase family protein, protein MTTYSPTHKVDQSRGFGCPPLLTTRGFVDAHIHPDKTTWGSAWLPRRSALTLADLIKNDLRAQLSFQDSVEERSFALMRQAVLHGTMAMRAHVDVATQIGLRNIHGVRAAAERLAPLLDVQIVAFPQFGLLSNPGTLNLMEASLAEGADLVGGLDPASLDGDLNGHLKAVFGLANKHGRDVDIHLHDAGPDGLAQLRDIAERTRAEGMQGRVTIGHAFALCDPAQPGLEATLDAMAEAGMWMATCALGADPVPVLDVMERHGVKVALGSDGVRDAWSPFGTGSMMDRAHLLGYRTGASTDAELERCFRIATFAGAELVGSAAVSDFSGAESGDRLEFAANSIPELVVDRPSPLRVIRDGRQVVM, encoded by the coding sequence ATGACAACATATTCACCAACCCACAAAGTGGATCAGAGCCGTGGTTTCGGCTGTCCGCCTCTCCTCACGACGCGGGGCTTCGTGGACGCACACATCCACCCGGATAAGACCACATGGGGTTCTGCATGGTTGCCCCGGCGGTCCGCCCTCACGTTGGCCGACCTCATCAAAAACGATCTCCGCGCACAGCTGTCGTTCCAGGACAGCGTGGAGGAACGCTCCTTCGCGCTGATGAGGCAAGCTGTCCTCCATGGGACCATGGCGATGCGGGCGCACGTTGACGTCGCTACCCAGATCGGCCTCAGGAACATTCACGGCGTCAGGGCGGCCGCGGAACGCCTTGCACCCTTGCTCGACGTCCAAATCGTCGCTTTCCCGCAGTTCGGCCTCCTCAGTAATCCGGGCACGCTCAACCTCATGGAAGCGTCATTGGCTGAGGGGGCAGACTTGGTGGGCGGCCTTGACCCTGCTTCGCTGGACGGCGATCTGAATGGCCATTTGAAGGCGGTCTTTGGATTGGCGAACAAGCATGGCAGGGATGTGGACATCCACCTCCACGACGCCGGACCGGACGGCTTGGCGCAATTGCGGGACATTGCTGAGCGCACGCGGGCGGAAGGCATGCAGGGCCGCGTCACCATCGGACACGCTTTTGCTCTTTGTGACCCTGCGCAACCCGGCCTCGAAGCCACCCTTGATGCCATGGCCGAGGCCGGAATGTGGATGGCGACGTGTGCCCTGGGCGCCGATCCGGTCCCTGTTCTGGATGTCATGGAAAGGCACGGGGTCAAAGTTGCGCTCGGCTCCGACGGAGTCCGGGACGCGTGGTCACCCTTTGGTACGGGGAGCATGATGGACCGCGCGCATCTGCTCGGATACCGCACTGGTGCTTCCACCGATGCCGAGCTGGAACGTTGCTTCAGGATCGCTACGTTTGCAGGCGCAGAGCTTGTGGGATCGGCGGCTGTGAGCGATTTCTCCGGTGCGGAATCAGGTGACCGTCTCGAATTCGCAGCAAACTCAATCCCCGAATTGGTGGTCGACCGGCCATCACCGCTGAGGGTTATCCGGGATGGGCGACAAGTGGTGATGTAG
- a CDS encoding GerMN domain-containing protein — protein MHAGRGLKSTTAITAACLFFSLGVAGCTTVPGGPAGAAPESAAPLPTVSVSPPAASPSAAPVASSPSTPGTPSAAGPASLIPAPASSSPDSSSPGPAVPAPSAAVSTTPAPSAAAPTQPRAAVEPSPEPGTSAPEPAETGTVMTVDASGPAVYYVAIDDGGSRGVRFGCNDSLVPVRGMAVPGDPLTVALGRLLEAGMPVDSDAALYDALAGSSLRYLSGYMSGATVVVNLSGSLRPGGVCDIPRIQAQLTQTIVAASGASRAEIYVNGRTLTEALSVR, from the coding sequence ATGCATGCCGGACGGGGACTAAAAAGTACGACGGCGATCACGGCTGCCTGCCTCTTCTTCAGCCTGGGAGTGGCTGGCTGCACCACCGTCCCTGGCGGTCCTGCAGGAGCCGCACCTGAAAGCGCGGCACCTTTACCCACGGTTTCCGTCAGTCCACCTGCCGCTTCGCCCAGCGCCGCGCCGGTGGCGTCGAGCCCTTCAACGCCAGGCACTCCGTCGGCTGCTGGGCCCGCGTCACTGATCCCCGCCCCGGCCTCATCCTCCCCGGATTCCTCTTCGCCGGGGCCTGCGGTGCCCGCTCCAAGCGCAGCCGTCTCCACCACCCCCGCTCCGTCCGCAGCCGCACCTACCCAGCCGCGTGCCGCCGTCGAGCCTTCACCCGAACCGGGCACCAGCGCTCCGGAGCCTGCAGAAACCGGCACGGTAATGACCGTGGATGCTTCCGGTCCGGCGGTGTACTACGTAGCAATCGACGACGGCGGATCCCGCGGCGTGCGGTTCGGCTGCAACGACAGCCTTGTTCCCGTCCGCGGCATGGCCGTACCCGGGGATCCACTGACCGTGGCGCTGGGCCGGCTGCTGGAGGCGGGAATGCCAGTGGACAGCGATGCCGCCCTCTACGACGCACTGGCTGGTTCATCGCTGCGTTACCTGTCCGGCTACATGAGCGGGGCCACCGTGGTGGTGAACCTCAGCGGATCATTGCGACCCGGAGGCGTGTGCGACATTCCGCGCATTCAAGCTCAACTGACGCAAACCATCGTGGCGGCCAGTGGTGCGTCGCGGGCGGAGATCTATGTGAACGGCAGGACCTTGACGGAGGCCCTGAGCGTACGGTGA
- a CDS encoding aminotransferase-like domain-containing protein, translated as MTHETLDAGATLPAEAIDAIERAATAAHPHEELFSARAANIKQSAVRDVFDISMRPGLVSLAGGNPYLQSLPLEKLGHTAARIIAEEGMTALQYGGGQGTEELRRQICDIMAAEGITDADPGNVVITAGSQSAQDVATKVFCNPGDVVLVENPTYVGALNTFEAYQVEVEPIAMDDDGLVPELLEARIAALQSEGKNIKFLYTIPNFNNPSGITLAEDRRQRIVDICRDANIIVLEDNPYGLLRFDGHPIAPMRAANPDDVIYLGSFSKIFAPGLRIGWALVPAHLQRRFYLASEAVTLCPPPLNQMLVSAYLREYDWEGQIDTYRKLYAERCEALLTALDEYMPEGLTWTRPDGGFFVWVTLPDGVDTYPLLAKAIDAGVVFIPGAAFSPADGPSNKLRLAFSAVPPDTIAEGVRRLAPVLAEAITATNEGAAQ; from the coding sequence GTGACCCACGAAACATTGGATGCCGGCGCAACGCTGCCCGCTGAAGCCATCGACGCCATTGAGCGGGCCGCCACGGCCGCTCACCCGCACGAGGAACTGTTCTCGGCGCGGGCCGCAAACATCAAGCAATCCGCTGTCCGGGACGTCTTCGACATCTCCATGCGGCCGGGCCTTGTCTCGCTCGCCGGAGGTAATCCCTACCTGCAGTCGCTGCCGCTGGAGAAGCTCGGCCACACCGCAGCCCGCATCATCGCCGAAGAGGGGATGACAGCCCTCCAGTACGGCGGCGGCCAAGGCACCGAAGAGCTTCGCCGGCAGATCTGCGACATCATGGCGGCCGAGGGCATCACCGATGCCGATCCCGGCAATGTGGTGATCACCGCGGGCTCGCAGTCCGCACAGGACGTGGCCACCAAAGTCTTCTGCAACCCCGGCGATGTTGTCCTGGTGGAAAACCCCACCTACGTGGGTGCCTTGAACACGTTCGAGGCGTACCAAGTGGAGGTGGAGCCAATCGCCATGGACGACGACGGCCTGGTGCCTGAGCTTCTTGAGGCCAGGATCGCGGCGCTTCAGTCGGAGGGCAAGAACATCAAGTTCCTCTACACAATCCCCAACTTCAACAACCCCTCCGGCATCACCTTGGCCGAGGACCGCAGGCAGCGGATCGTCGATATATGCCGCGACGCGAATATTATCGTCCTTGAAGATAATCCCTACGGGCTGCTGCGTTTCGATGGCCATCCCATCGCGCCGATGCGCGCGGCCAACCCGGACGATGTCATCTATCTCGGCTCCTTCTCCAAGATCTTCGCTCCCGGTCTTCGGATTGGCTGGGCTCTGGTGCCTGCGCACCTGCAGCGTCGCTTCTACCTTGCCTCCGAAGCCGTGACGCTCTGCCCGCCGCCCCTGAACCAGATGCTGGTCTCGGCATATCTCCGCGAGTACGACTGGGAGGGCCAGATCGACACGTACCGCAAGCTCTACGCAGAGCGGTGCGAGGCCTTGCTCACCGCGCTCGACGAGTACATGCCGGAAGGCCTCACCTGGACCCGGCCGGACGGCGGATTCTTCGTGTGGGTCACCCTCCCCGATGGCGTGGATACGTACCCCTTGCTCGCGAAAGCAATCGACGCCGGCGTCGTCTTCATCCCCGGTGCAGCCTTCTCGCCGGCCGACGGCCCCTCCAACAAGCTCCGCCTGGCGTTCAGTGCAGTCCCGCCCGATACGATTGCCGAAGGCGTCCGCCGCCTGGCCCCAGTTTTGGCAGAAGCCATCACAGCCACCAATGAAGGAGCAGCACAATGA
- a CDS encoding alpha-ketoacid dehydrogenase subunit beta, with product MVTMTIAKAINEGLRASLTNNPKSLLMGEDIGHLGGVYRVTDGLIKEFGDERVLDTPLAESGIVGTAIGLALRGYLPVCEIQFDGFVYPAFNQITTQLAKIHARSLGKLTVPVVIRIPYGGGIGSIEHHSESPEALFAHTAGLRIISPSNAHDAYWMIQKAIECQDPVIFFEPKRRYWLKGEVDVENAGLSEDPFKAHVVREGTDATIVAYGPLVPVALAAANAATEDGRSIEVIDLRSISPLDFDTVEASVKKTGRLIIAHEAPTFGGIGGEIAARISERAFLHLEAPVIRVGGFHMPYPVAKVEEDYLPDIDKILEALDRSLAY from the coding sequence ATGGTAACCATGACCATTGCGAAGGCCATCAACGAGGGTCTCCGTGCATCGCTGACGAATAATCCCAAGTCCCTGCTCATGGGCGAGGACATCGGTCACCTTGGCGGCGTCTACCGCGTCACCGATGGCCTCATCAAGGAATTCGGCGACGAACGCGTCCTGGACACGCCGTTGGCCGAATCGGGCATTGTGGGTACGGCAATCGGCTTGGCCCTGCGTGGCTATTTGCCGGTGTGCGAGATCCAGTTTGATGGCTTTGTCTACCCGGCCTTCAACCAGATCACCACGCAGCTGGCCAAGATCCATGCCCGCAGCCTCGGCAAACTCACCGTGCCTGTTGTCATCCGCATTCCGTATGGCGGGGGCATCGGCTCGATCGAGCACCACTCCGAGTCTCCGGAAGCGCTGTTCGCACACACCGCCGGCCTGCGCATCATCTCGCCGTCCAATGCCCACGATGCTTACTGGATGATCCAAAAAGCCATTGAGTGCCAGGATCCCGTCATCTTCTTCGAACCCAAGCGCCGCTACTGGCTCAAGGGTGAAGTGGACGTCGAGAATGCCGGCCTTTCGGAGGATCCCTTCAAGGCGCACGTTGTCCGGGAGGGTACCGACGCCACCATCGTGGCCTACGGACCGCTGGTGCCCGTGGCCTTGGCGGCCGCCAACGCTGCCACCGAGGATGGACGGAGCATCGAGGTGATCGACCTCCGCTCCATCTCGCCCCTGGACTTCGACACCGTGGAAGCTTCGGTCAAGAAAACCGGCCGGCTGATCATCGCCCACGAGGCCCCCACCTTCGGAGGCATCGGAGGTGAGATCGCGGCACGTATCAGCGAGCGGGCGTTCCTGCACCTTGAAGCTCCTGTGATCCGGGTGGGCGGATTCCACATGCCCTATCCCGTTGCCAAGGTGGAAGAGGACTACTTGCCGGACATCGACAAGATCCTCGAAGCGCTCGACCGCTCACTGGCCTACTAA
- a CDS encoding universal stress protein: protein MTGVVIVGVDGSETAMRAAQAAQQLAIGLGASLRVVSAFDSNRTEVVEIGTDKWIVSDAAEAETVARTVAERLSHEGLEVTYSAARGKPGEALVKEAELQDALLIVVGNRRMQGLGRVLGSVANTVAHTAPCDVYIAKTDQP, encoded by the coding sequence ATGACCGGAGTTGTGATTGTCGGAGTAGACGGCAGCGAGACGGCAATGAGGGCAGCACAGGCCGCCCAGCAGTTGGCCATCGGCCTCGGAGCCAGCCTGCGCGTTGTCAGCGCTTTCGACAGCAACCGTACTGAGGTGGTTGAGATCGGCACCGACAAGTGGATTGTGTCCGACGCCGCCGAAGCGGAAACCGTGGCCCGCACCGTGGCGGAACGGCTCTCCCACGAAGGTCTTGAGGTCACCTACTCCGCAGCCCGCGGCAAGCCCGGCGAAGCCCTGGTGAAGGAAGCCGAATTACAGGACGCCCTGCTCATCGTGGTGGGGAACCGGCGCATGCAGGGCCTGGGCCGCGTACTCGGCAGCGTGGCCAACACCGTGGCCCACACTGCACCTTGCGACGTCTACATCGCCAAGACCGACCAGCCTTAA
- a CDS encoding DUF1990 family protein, producing the protein MTCPSELVWPTAATGYRRSEITAVISPSMGGSDAAWERATEQVLRWGVKTASGFSVDSPNPVSLGDRVLVTAHFFGFRVLEPVEVVSVVKEPDRVGFAYRTLPGHPVSGEEAFIVHRSAEQVSLTIRSLTGPAPQQPWRLLYPALLVLQKAVRRRYLRALR; encoded by the coding sequence ATGACATGTCCTAGCGAGCTGGTCTGGCCCACTGCTGCGACGGGCTACCGCCGCTCGGAGATCACTGCGGTGATATCTCCAAGCATGGGAGGCAGTGATGCTGCCTGGGAACGTGCCACCGAGCAGGTGCTCCGGTGGGGAGTTAAGACCGCGAGCGGATTCTCCGTCGATTCACCAAACCCCGTATCTCTTGGTGACCGGGTGCTGGTCACCGCACATTTTTTCGGTTTCAGGGTGCTGGAACCCGTGGAGGTGGTCTCGGTGGTGAAAGAGCCGGACCGGGTGGGCTTCGCATACCGGACCCTTCCGGGGCATCCCGTTTCCGGCGAAGAAGCGTTCATTGTGCATCGTAGTGCGGAGCAGGTGAGCCTGACGATCCGTTCGCTGACAGGGCCAGCGCCGCAGCAACCATGGCGCCTGCTGTACCCGGCCCTCCTGGTGCTGCAGAAGGCAGTGCGGCGACGATACCTCCGGGCGCTGCGCTAG
- a CDS encoding isocitrate lyase/PEP mutase family protein, whose amino-acid sequence MTAHRGSVTKAEQFHKLHDAGPAPLVLVNVWDAASARVVQEAGATAIATSSSAVSWSLGFRDGDHVPWGLAMAALGRVVGATTLPVTADIETGYGRTDDELRATVHAVLDEGAVGINIEDSAAEPLTDIAEQSRRIALIRAAADDRGIPLFINARTDTYLSGQFPDAAFDETLRRAEAYLTAGADGVFVPGVVDLHVLHELSSRIPAPLNALAGVGAPSPLELHDAGVRRVSIGGNTAKAAYAKVARVAKEILGDGNWAGLAGTRSHDEMDALFAEGPKYSL is encoded by the coding sequence ATGACAGCGCACCGGGGATCCGTGACCAAGGCCGAACAGTTCCACAAACTCCATGATGCAGGGCCTGCGCCGCTGGTGCTGGTGAATGTGTGGGATGCCGCCTCCGCCCGCGTTGTCCAGGAAGCAGGGGCGACGGCGATTGCCACCTCAAGCTCGGCCGTCTCCTGGAGCCTGGGGTTCCGGGACGGTGACCATGTGCCGTGGGGGCTGGCCATGGCCGCGTTGGGACGAGTGGTTGGCGCCACCACGCTGCCGGTGACCGCGGACATCGAGACGGGCTACGGGCGCACCGATGATGAACTGAGGGCGACCGTCCACGCCGTCCTGGACGAGGGTGCTGTGGGGATCAACATCGAGGACTCCGCTGCCGAACCGCTCACCGACATCGCCGAGCAATCGCGCCGTATAGCCCTCATCCGCGCCGCGGCCGACGACCGCGGGATCCCACTGTTCATCAATGCCCGCACTGACACTTACCTGTCCGGACAGTTCCCGGATGCGGCTTTCGACGAGACGCTGCGGCGTGCCGAGGCCTACCTCACTGCCGGCGCCGACGGCGTCTTCGTGCCCGGCGTCGTGGATCTTCATGTCCTCCACGAACTCTCCAGCCGCATACCGGCGCCGCTGAACGCGCTGGCGGGGGTGGGTGCGCCGTCGCCGCTGGAACTGCATGACGCCGGCGTCCGTCGCGTCAGTATCGGCGGCAACACCGCCAAGGCTGCCTACGCCAAGGTGGCACGGGTTGCGAAGGAGATCCTGGGAGATGGCAACTGGGCCGGCCTCGCCGGGACGCGCAGCCACGACGAGATGGATGCACTCTTTGCGGAGGGGCCCAAGTACAGCTTGTGA
- a CDS encoding NAD(P)H-dependent oxidoreductase, whose translation MSKSTVLTLVGSLRADSHNKKLAEAIQLNAPENVDVQIHGSLGNIPFYNEDIDVEGQVPAEAAALRAAAADADTILLVTPEHNGTMPASLKNAIDWLSRPFGAGALSGKPTAVVGTAFGQFGGVWAQDEARKAAGIAGAKVLEDVKLAVPGSMIRFAELHPKDDAEVVEQIKGIFEPLTAVQDEEAAA comes from the coding sequence ATGTCCAAGAGCACCGTTCTTACCCTCGTCGGCAGCCTCCGCGCCGATTCCCACAACAAGAAGCTCGCCGAAGCCATCCAGCTGAACGCGCCTGAGAATGTTGATGTACAGATCCACGGCTCGCTGGGCAACATCCCGTTCTACAACGAGGACATCGACGTCGAAGGTCAGGTCCCCGCCGAAGCCGCCGCACTCCGCGCCGCAGCAGCAGACGCCGACACCATCCTGCTGGTCACCCCCGAGCACAACGGCACCATGCCCGCATCGCTGAAGAACGCCATCGACTGGCTGTCCCGCCCCTTCGGCGCCGGCGCCCTCTCCGGCAAGCCGACCGCCGTCGTCGGAACCGCTTTTGGCCAGTTCGGTGGCGTGTGGGCCCAGGACGAGGCCCGCAAGGCCGCCGGCATCGCCGGCGCCAAGGTCCTGGAAGACGTCAAGCTGGCCGTCCCGGGTTCCATGATCCGCTTCGCTGAACTGCACCCCAAGGACGACGCCGAGGTCGTAGAGCAGATCAAGGGCATCTTCGAGCCGCTGACCGCAGTCCAGGACGAAGAAGCAGCAGCTTAG
- a CDS encoding dihydrolipoamide acetyltransferase family protein, whose protein sequence is MTVKKFNLPDVGEGLTEAEVVAWKVKPGDVVAINDVLCEIETAKSLVELPSPFAGTVTELLVEEGITVEVGTAIIAVAEGTDGTEGIGGDAAPAAPAVEMPLYGKLPADDGHDDNRPAGGPLVGSGPKADAVKRRARKRPAGSVEAATVAENAEGTVQDHQAVLEAQSAEAPASHRATPPRTAVAPATQAPVTPAQAAQATQPASTPMAASRGAAISGTISGLVNKVLAKPPVRKFARDLGIDLADVVATGQRGEVTREDLVSYQAQRDAEHDQADSFWGASKKPQDQRVERLPVKGVRKATAKAMVESAFSAPHVSIFVDVDASRTMEFVKRLKVSRDFEGIKVSPLLILAKAVIWAAARNPSVNATWVDNADGNGNAEIQVKHYMNLGIAAATPRGLMVPNIKDAQDLSLKELALALNELATKARAGKTQPAEMQGGSLTITNIGALGIDTGTPIINPGEVAIIAFGTIKQKPWVLDGEVIPRWITTLGGSFDHRVVDGDLSARFMADVAAILEEPALLLD, encoded by the coding sequence GTGACTGTAAAGAAATTCAACCTGCCGGACGTAGGCGAGGGCCTGACCGAGGCCGAGGTAGTGGCTTGGAAGGTCAAGCCGGGCGACGTCGTGGCGATCAACGATGTCCTGTGTGAGATCGAGACCGCCAAGTCCCTCGTCGAGCTGCCGTCGCCCTTCGCCGGCACAGTTACGGAGTTGCTGGTGGAAGAGGGCATCACGGTGGAGGTCGGCACGGCAATCATCGCTGTTGCCGAAGGCACGGACGGCACGGAAGGCATAGGGGGCGATGCCGCGCCGGCAGCTCCCGCCGTCGAGATGCCGTTGTACGGTAAGCTGCCCGCCGATGACGGCCACGATGACAACCGCCCGGCCGGTGGTCCGCTGGTAGGTTCGGGACCGAAGGCCGACGCCGTCAAGCGCCGCGCGCGTAAGCGTCCGGCAGGTTCGGTAGAGGCAGCCACGGTCGCCGAGAATGCGGAAGGTACCGTTCAGGACCACCAAGCAGTTCTTGAAGCCCAGTCGGCCGAAGCGCCGGCTTCCCACCGCGCGACGCCGCCACGCACCGCCGTCGCGCCTGCCACCCAAGCCCCGGTTACCCCGGCGCAGGCCGCGCAAGCAACCCAGCCCGCGAGCACGCCGATGGCCGCTTCCCGGGGCGCAGCCATCAGCGGCACCATCAGTGGTCTGGTCAACAAGGTCCTTGCCAAGCCTCCGGTACGCAAGTTCGCCCGGGATCTGGGCATCGATCTCGCCGACGTCGTGGCCACGGGCCAGCGCGGCGAGGTGACCCGTGAGGACCTGGTCAGCTACCAGGCGCAACGCGATGCCGAACACGATCAGGCTGACTCGTTCTGGGGCGCGTCCAAGAAACCGCAGGACCAGCGCGTTGAGCGTCTACCCGTCAAGGGTGTGCGCAAGGCGACCGCCAAGGCCATGGTGGAGTCAGCGTTCTCAGCTCCCCACGTCAGCATTTTTGTGGACGTGGATGCCAGCCGCACCATGGAGTTCGTCAAGCGACTCAAGGTCTCGCGGGACTTCGAAGGCATCAAAGTCTCGCCGCTGCTCATCCTGGCCAAAGCGGTCATCTGGGCCGCTGCCCGCAACCCCAGCGTCAACGCCACATGGGTGGATAATGCTGACGGGAACGGAAACGCCGAGATCCAGGTGAAGCACTACATGAACCTGGGCATTGCCGCCGCCACCCCGCGCGGCCTCATGGTCCCCAACATTAAGGACGCCCAGGACCTCTCGCTCAAGGAGTTGGCCTTGGCGCTCAACGAGTTGGCCACCAAGGCACGTGCAGGCAAGACCCAGCCGGCGGAGATGCAGGGCGGAAGCCTGACCATCACCAACATCGGTGCACTGGGCATTGATACCGGAACGCCCATCATCAACCCGGGCGAGGTTGCCATCATCGCGTTCGGAACCATCAAGCAGAAGCCGTGGGTCCTGGACGGCGAAGTCATTCCCCGCTGGATCACCACGCTGGGCGGTTCGTTCGACCACCGCGTGGTGGACGGCGACCTGTCGGCACGGTTCATGGCCGATGTTGCAGCCATTCTTGAAGAACCGGCGCTGCTGCTTGACTGA
- a CDS encoding phosphatase PAP2 family protein, with product MTGPWRAVARVLTEVFQPPIVVFGLLLISPAIEPGFPGTMWFGLLAALFVCVLPLAYVLVMVKLGRITDHHVSDRRQRPALLLMALVSVVVGLVVLQLMHGPVSVVVMIIALIGGIGILAVVSAVWKMSGHASALAAAAVIVVAMFGPAWLPVLLLVPAVGWSRLVLRAHTLGQVIIGSLFGGVVIAGMWWLLQDMML from the coding sequence GTGACGGGGCCGTGGCGCGCAGTTGCCCGTGTCCTGACGGAGGTGTTCCAGCCGCCGATTGTGGTGTTTGGGCTGTTGTTGATCAGCCCCGCGATCGAGCCCGGATTTCCGGGAACCATGTGGTTCGGGCTCCTGGCCGCGTTGTTCGTGTGTGTCCTGCCGCTGGCTTATGTGCTGGTGATGGTCAAACTGGGCAGGATCACGGACCACCATGTCAGCGACCGGCGCCAACGGCCGGCCCTGCTGCTCATGGCCTTGGTGTCGGTGGTGGTCGGCCTGGTGGTGCTGCAACTGATGCATGGTCCGGTCAGTGTCGTGGTGATGATCATCGCGCTCATCGGTGGTATCGGGATTCTGGCGGTGGTCAGCGCCGTCTGGAAGATGAGCGGGCATGCTTCTGCCCTTGCTGCGGCGGCCGTCATTGTGGTCGCGATGTTTGGGCCCGCATGGCTGCCTGTGCTGCTCCTGGTGCCGGCAGTGGGCTGGTCGCGGCTGGTCCTGCGTGCCCACACCTTGGGCCAGGTCATCATTGGCTCGCTGTTTGGTGGCGTGGTGATCGCCGGCATGTGGTGGTTGTTGCAGGACATGATGCTCTAG
- a CDS encoding APC family permease translates to MYSNPASATKAPPSGPTLKRVLGLPSLVAFGLTSMGILSVVAVYGPGTEISDGHLPAAYIAALVAMLFTAHSYGQMARNVPVTGGAYAYASRAFGKPVGFMVGWAMMLDYLFLPMVNFLLFGLYLNSLLPAIPSQLAVLACLLVVGLFSVIGVAWIKKMNFVVVASSIVVILVFLVLAVLNAPDLTVENITRPLTLGEGGIAPVMAAAAIVSFAFLGFDGVSTLSEEARNPKRDVPRGIILSTLFAGVGYTLFSVAGSLIAPEWRAIENLDAAGTELMQRAGGDVLMVVFVVVNLGGLVLCGTAAQMSVSRVIYAMGRDRILPGALATLNPRFRTPHVAALLVSAVSLVALFITLEQAVYMINFGALIAFAAVNLATIKVLFFDLRKRGPQSVLRNLAMPLLGFAFIAWLWTSLAWFTYLLGAAWLAAGATIYVVRRGRAGGNVALNFDEATPLEEPHPVSAKTPGS, encoded by the coding sequence ATGTACAGCAACCCAGCAAGTGCTACCAAAGCCCCGCCCTCGGGTCCAACGCTCAAGCGGGTCCTTGGCCTGCCGTCACTGGTCGCCTTCGGGTTGACGTCCATGGGGATTTTGTCAGTGGTTGCGGTCTATGGGCCCGGTACGGAGATCAGCGATGGGCATCTTCCAGCAGCCTATATAGCTGCCTTGGTGGCCATGCTCTTTACGGCCCATAGCTATGGGCAAATGGCACGGAACGTTCCTGTCACGGGCGGCGCGTATGCCTACGCGTCAAGGGCTTTTGGCAAGCCTGTCGGCTTCATGGTGGGTTGGGCCATGATGTTGGACTACCTGTTCCTGCCCATGGTTAACTTCCTGCTTTTCGGCCTCTATCTCAACAGCCTGTTGCCGGCCATACCATCACAGCTCGCAGTCTTGGCTTGTCTTCTGGTGGTAGGCCTCTTCAGTGTGATCGGTGTTGCGTGGATCAAGAAGATGAACTTCGTTGTGGTGGCGTCGTCCATCGTGGTCATTCTTGTCTTCCTGGTGCTGGCAGTCCTCAACGCCCCGGACCTGACCGTGGAGAACATCACCCGGCCCCTCACTCTTGGGGAGGGTGGAATTGCGCCAGTCATGGCCGCCGCTGCGATTGTGTCCTTTGCGTTCCTGGGATTCGACGGCGTCTCCACGCTGTCTGAGGAAGCGCGCAACCCGAAGAGGGACGTGCCGCGCGGCATTATCTTGTCCACGTTGTTCGCGGGCGTTGGTTACACGCTGTTTTCCGTGGCGGGCAGCCTCATTGCTCCTGAGTGGAGGGCCATTGAGAATCTTGATGCAGCAGGAACGGAGCTCATGCAACGTGCCGGCGGCGATGTCCTGATGGTGGTCTTCGTGGTGGTGAACCTTGGGGGACTTGTTCTCTGCGGCACGGCGGCCCAGATGAGTGTCAGCCGGGTCATCTACGCCATGGGACGGGACAGGATCCTGCCCGGCGCCCTCGCCACGCTGAACCCGCGCTTTCGCACGCCGCATGTGGCTGCGCTGCTGGTGTCCGCAGTCTCACTGGTTGCTTTGTTCATCACCTTGGAGCAAGCCGTCTACATGATCAATTTCGGGGCTTTGATCGCCTTCGCCGCGGTCAACCTGGCCACCATCAAGGTGCTGTTCTTTGACTTGCGCAAGCGCGGTCCCCAAAGCGTGCTGCGGAACCTGGCCATGCCGCTGCTGGGGTTCGCCTTCATCGCGTGGCTGTGGACGTCACTCGCCTGGTTTACGTATCTGCTGGGAGCGGCGTGGCTTGCGGCGGGTGCAACCATCTATGTGGTGCGCCGGGGGAGGGCCGGAGGCAATGTCGCCCTGAATTTCGACGAGGCGACCCCTCTCGAGGAGCCGCATCCCGTCTCAGCTAAAACGCCGGGTAGCTGA